In the genome of Ignavibacteriota bacterium, the window TCTGCAACTGTGAATCCGCCGATTCCTTCTGCACTGATTAATCTGTTCACGTTCGGAAACTGCCCGTTCCCAGCTCCCCAATACACCTGAATTTCTTTGGTGAGACTGTTATTCACAACAATGTCCATCCTGCCATCGTTGTTCACATCAAACACCCGTAATTGGTCGCGCGAGGAAACACTAACGGGAAATCGAGATTGAAATTTCGGTTGGAGAAAAATTCCATTAGTACCGTTTACCGAAACTACAAGCGAGTTTTCCGGCTTTTGAAAATTCATAATCAAGTCGGGATAGCCGTCGCCCGTAACATCTGCGCTCCACATCAACGTCGGTGGAGTTTCTCTTTTGTCAATTGTAAAATCAAGAAACGGTTGAACAACGTTTGTCGTTTCACTTCTTATGATTCGACGCAACTCCAGTGTTCTGCCGGAAGACTTCTGACCGAGAAACGCGATATCGTTGTCCCCGTCCTTGTCGAAATCATTCATTGCCGCGGCAATAAGCGAGGGTTCAAAACGCGAGATGATATTTTGCTCGACATATTTTGTCGGCGCAATCTGAGAGAACTTAATAATGGAAAATTGTTTTGTTTCCGTATCCCGTTCAAGAACGAAGAAATGCAATTGTTTTGTTTGTTTATCTACATACCGGGAAAGGATTTGAGAACCGCGTTGAATCGGTAATGTGTATGTTGTTTGATTTTCTAACGAGCCGGTAAATTCTGTTATAGAAAGTTTATCTTCCTCTCTATTCGAGGCAATCAAAATTCCCCCTTGTCCGTTCTTCGAGTTGTAATTCAGTTTGGTCGCATGAATTGGAATTGACAGTGAGCGTTGCCCGAACAATGAGCCATCACCGTTGTTCATCAAAAAGGAAAATGTTTTTGCTTGTTTATTGACAACAACAACTTCAGGAAATGTATCGCCGTTCAAATCCGTTGCGATGATGCCGCTCGGTTCAGGTGAAAGAGCGTATAGCATTTCAACCGCTACCGGTCTCGCTACTTGCGCGTTCCACATCAGTCGTATCGTCGAACCTTCACTATCAACAACCGCGATATTTGATGTATCAGTTCGTTGATGTGAAAAGAGCAATATTTCAACAGGATTTCTTCCGCATGATAACTGAGCAGATTCATCAAACGAGCCGCTTTCATTCATCAACCAAATAGTACATGCTTTCTGATGTTGATTGAAAGAAAGAATGTCCATGTGGTCGTCCGAATTAGTGTCATCGAGAAATAATTGGTCACTCGTTGACTGAGAATGGAGTGTAAACTCTGAAGTAAAATCCCCTGCACCATCTCCGATAAAAACAGACAAGTCATTTGAATGTGCAAAGGCAACAACAATATCTTTCGTTGAGTCTGCATCAAGGTACGCGGCTTTGACAATGGTTGGCTCAGCATCTAACCGAAGAACTGTCGGGTCACCGAATTTCATTCTGCCGTAACCGCGATACACACAAACGAGGTTCTCCAACCAATCCGATGCAATAATATCCTGAACACCATCGTCATTCATATCCGAAATACAAACGGAACTGAAACTATGTTCGGGGAAGAGGGTCATTGATTTTGCAAATCCACCTGTTCCGCCACCGAGATAGACAGTCAAACCGCTTTCACGTTTTCCAAACAAGAGTAAATCTGTTTTTGAATCTTTGTTGATGTCTGCTGTCAGAACTTCAGGAACTTCATCCTTGAACCGGAGCGTCGTGCGAACATAGAACTCCATCTCCTTCTTCGCAAGATGAATTCTGATTTGTGATGACTTCCCGTCAACGACAATCAGGTCTGACATTCTATCTGAGTTACATTGAGCGGAGAAGATTTTCGTGACGTTTCCTCCCTCCGTCATTTGTCTGCTTGCCTTCCACCCGGAAGAATCGCTTGATTGTATTTGAAACAATAATTGTGTTCGATTGTAGGTGGCGAGGTCTGTCATCCCATCGCCATTAAAATCACCCTTGAATAAGCCGAGCGGATTTTTTATCGCTCGAATTTCTGAAATCGCTCCGAACGTCGTTTTTTGGAATTGGGAATAGACGGTGGCGGTAAGAATGAATTGAAGGGTCAGTGTTACCGAAACAACCTGAACACGTTTCAAAAAAGGGATGTGGATAAATTGAAACAAGAGAAAAACTAACGTTTCGCTGTTTCCGATTGTTGAAGGCGAATCATTCGTCGTTCGAGCGCGTCCCGATAGCGACGACGCTCTTCTTTCGTCTGCGGAATCACCGGTTCTATTTGAATTGGTTTGCCGGTCCCATCTACTGCGACAAATGTAAGGTACGCAGTGTTGGAGATTTTTTTCTCCCCCGCAAGTAAATTCTCCGTCGTAACATGTACACCGACTTCCATCGAAGTTCCAAACACTCGATTGACCGACGCCCGCAACACAACAACTTCTCCAAGTTTTATCGGTTGATGAAATACTAAGTTATCAACCGCGGCAGTAACACACACCCTGTTGGAGTGACGCTGTGCAGAAATAGCCGCGGCGATGTCCATCCACTCCATCAATCTTCCGCCAAGAAGATTTCCAAGTGTGTTGGTATCGTTAGGAAGGACTAATTGCGTCATCTCGACTTGGGAATCTTTCACAAATCGCTTTTTCTTTTTTGTTTGATTTGCCCCGTGCATGTGAAACCCTTTTATTTGCTTGTTTGTGAATTCGTGTGTTGAAACAACGCGGAGGATTGCGATTT includes:
- a CDS encoding VCBS repeat-containing protein yields the protein MKRVQVVSVTLTLQFILTATVYSQFQKTTFGAISEIRAIKNPLGLFKGDFNGDGMTDLATYNRTQLLFQIQSSDSSGWKASRQMTEGGNVTKIFSAQCNSDRMSDLIVVDGKSSQIRIHLAKKEMEFYVRTTLRFKDEVPEVLTADINKDSKTDLLLFGKRESGLTVYLGGGTGGFAKSMTLFPEHSFSSVCISDMNDDGVQDIIASDWLENLVCVYRGYGRMKFGDPTVLRLDAEPTIVKAAYLDADSTKDIVVAFAHSNDLSVFIGDGAGDFTSEFTLHSQSTSDQLFLDDTNSDDHMDILSFNQHQKACTIWLMNESGSFDESAQLSCGRNPVEILLFSHQRTDTSNIAVVDSEGSTIRLMWNAQVARPVAVEMLYALSPEPSGIIATDLNGDTFPEVVVVNKQAKTFSFLMNNGDGSLFGQRSLSIPIHATKLNYNSKNGQGGILIASNREEDKLSITEFTGSLENQTTYTLPIQRGSQILSRYVDKQTKQLHFFVLERDTETKQFSIIKFSQIAPTKYVEQNIISRFEPSLIAAAMNDFDKDGDNDIAFLGQKSSGRTLELRRIIRSETTNVVQPFLDFTIDKRETPPTLMWSADVTGDGYPDLIMNFQKPENSLVVSVNGTNGIFLQPKFQSRFPVSVSSRDQLRVFDVNNDGRMDIVVNNSLTKEIQVYWGAGNGQFPNVNRLISAEGIGGFTVADINADGIQELIVTDSMNGWLKVISLR
- a CDS encoding acyl-CoA thioesterase, whose amino-acid sequence is MHGANQTKKKKRFVKDSQVEMTQLVLPNDTNTLGNLLGGRLMEWMDIAAAISAQRHSNRVCVTAAVDNLVFHQPIKLGEVVVLRASVNRVFGTSMEVGVHVTTENLLAGEKKISNTAYLTFVAVDGTGKPIQIEPVIPQTKEERRRYRDALERRMIRLQQSETAKR